The genomic window ATCGCTAGAATTGATAATTTTTTCATGATATAAATGATTTAAGTAATAATATATCCTCCAAAGATAACGAAAATTAAAATACAATGTCCTTTTTGAAGATTTTAACTTCCATAAAGATATAAACCTAAGAATATAGTCTTACTTTTGTAAAAATTCTCAATCAAACTTAATTAATAGTACTATGCAGAACAGACGTAATTTTTTGAAGCAAGCCTCTTTGATGCTTGCGGGTGGGTTGGTAGCCCCGCAGTTATTATCTTCTTGTGGCGGTAAATCAGGACAAGCTGCCGCTACAGCATCGGAGTCTTCTAAATATATAGGGCTTCAATTGTATTCTTTAAGAGACCTTGTAAAAGAAGAAGGTATCCAGAAAGTATTGGAAACCGCCGCTAAGATGGGTTATAAGAATCTGGAGACAGCAAGCTATGATAACGGAAAGATTTACGGTTTAGCTCCCGCTGAATTTAAGAAAATGGTGAATGACCTAGGTATGAAGTGTACGAGCGCTCACCTTGGACAGGCATTTACGAAAGAAAAAGAAGCCGAGGTTATGAGTTGGTGGGATCAAGCGATTGATGCTCATAATGAGTTAGGCGTTAAATATATGGTTCAACCGTGGATGCCGGTTAACGATAAGACTACATTGGATGACTTGAAGATGTACTGCGATTATTTTAACACGGTTGGTTATAAGACCGCTGCCGCTAGCATCGCGTTCGGTTATCACAACCACGACTTCGAGTTCCGTAAGATCGACGATCAGTTGATCTATGATTTCTTGCTGGATAACGTAAGCCCGAACCACGTATTCTTCGAGATGGATGTATACTGGGTAATGATGGGTGGCGGTGATCCTGTCGCTTACTTGAAGAACCGTCCGAGCCAGTTCAAGGCTATCCATATCAAGGATGAGAAAGAGATCGGCGCAAGTGGCAAGATGAATTTCAAGCCTATCTTCGATCAAATGTACGCTAATAACGTAAAGGATTGGTATGTTGAAGTTGAGCAATATACAAACAATGATCCGGTTGCCAGCGTTCAGCAGAGCTATGATTTCTTGAATAAGGCTGATTATGTGAAATAATCCGTTCGATGATAAAAAAGAAGAGGCTACTTCATTATCGGGTAGCCTCTTTTTTTATGTTCGCTTATTTGGAATACTCGTTCAATCGGGTGGATTTCGCAAGCTCGATGATTTGTTTCCAATCTTTAGCTAAGTTTTCCATATCCGGATATAGTAAATCCGCTCCGGCATCTAATAAAACTTGATCGGGGAGAGGTCCGGTGTTTACGGCTATCGTAAAGATATTGGCTGCCACGGCAGCTTCTACTCCCATGGGAGCGTTCTCTACCACAAAAGCTTCGTTAGGCTTCACATGCGCTTTTTGAAGTCCCATTAAATAAGGTTCGGGGTGTGGCTTGCCATATTTCACGTCGAAAGCCGTAACCATTTTCTCTCGGTTGAAATGTCCCGGATAGGTATGGTTTAGCTTATCGATCAAGCTATGTTGGCCGGAACCGGTGACAACCAATCGTTGCAGTCCAGATGCTTCCACTTCTTTTAGAACCTCTGCGGCGCCGGTCATGGGGGCACCGTCATTATAGGTATTGAATAGATCCGCTTTCTCTTTATAGATCGTTTGCTTCTCCTCGGCGGTAGCGTCTCGTTGGAAAGTGCGTTGGTATAGCTCGTTGATCGTGCTTTCCCCAGTACGTCCTTCGAACATATAAAAGTCTTCCGGCCGAGAAGTTAGCTGATGGAGGGTCGCTACCTCATGCCATGCCCGTGCATGAAAACGCATAGAGTCATATAATACACCATCCATATCGAAAAGAACAGCTTTGGGAGAAAGGGATTCCTGCCTGTGTTTACGCAGATATCGGATAATCGCTTCTTGAATCATGTTATTACCTTCTTAAAAACCAATACAAAGGTACGTAATAAATCGGAATTAACAGAAATGGGAGGAAAGCTTCTTGAAATTAAATAAATATGATATATAATGGAATTTCATTTTATGAAACAAAAATGGTTTAAATGGGTGCTTACTTTTGATCCACCTACATGTACACCCTAACCGGATTGATAAATTTTATAATTATCTGGATGAGTTGATAGATGTATTGAAAAATAAGGGATATAAATTTATTTCGTTGAGATAATTAATCAATAAATTATGACGTAGTTCGGTGAGAACTTAGTTGTTTAATCATTGCAAATATATGAATATTTGGGGAATATCAAAATATCATATATTAAAAATCAATGCATACAGAAATATTATATACCTAAATGCAGGTATAATTGAACCCCTTTCAGATAGACAAGTGAGACTTTGGTAGAAATATAATTAATAAGAAATAGTATACAGTATTATGATATCACTTATTCATAGCAAGTTATAGCCTTTGAAAATTCGTTATTAATGCGCTAACTAGAGTTCTCACCGGACTCTTTTCTGGTGAAGAATGGTATATTTATTATCTAGTATGAATAGAGGAGAATTAGTACAATCTCTTGTGGAAGAAACAGGATTGCCGAAAAATGTTGTTAGGGCCGTAGTGAATGCGTTACCGACTGTTGTGGCGAAAGGAATACGGGAAGGAGAATCTATTTCCATGAAAGGATTTGGATCTTTTGTACCTTGGCAACAATCCGAGCGATTGGCACGTAATCCGAAAACAGGGGAGGAAGTAATGATTACTCCACGTGTCTCGGTCAAATTCAAAGCCGGGAGCGATTTACTTAAAGAATTAAATGAGTAATAAAAACTATTCAAACGAAAAAACGGTTTCCTCGTGATGAGAAAACCGTTTTTTTATGGGGTAAATCGTATTATAAACGTGCTTTGATAGCTTCGCTTTCTTTCTCGTATCCCGGCTTATTCAACAGGGCGAACATATTCTTCTTATAAGCCTCGACACCCGGTTGATTGAAAGGATTCACACCTAACATATAACCACTGATACCGCAAGCTTTCTCGAAGAAATAGAACAACTGACCGATATAGAATGCGCTTACTTCTGGCATATTAACCTTAATATTAGGAACACCACCATCTACGTGAGCCAACTGAGTACCTAATTCGGCCATCTTGTTTACCTCGTCTACATGCTT from Parabacteroides distasonis ATCC 8503 includes these protein-coding regions:
- a CDS encoding HU family DNA-binding protein; amino-acid sequence: MNRGELVQSLVEETGLPKNVVRAVVNALPTVVAKGIREGESISMKGFGSFVPWQQSERLARNPKTGEEVMITPRVSVKFKAGSDLLKELNE
- a CDS encoding sugar phosphate isomerase/epimerase family protein, producing the protein MQNRRNFLKQASLMLAGGLVAPQLLSSCGGKSGQAAATASESSKYIGLQLYSLRDLVKEEGIQKVLETAAKMGYKNLETASYDNGKIYGLAPAEFKKMVNDLGMKCTSAHLGQAFTKEKEAEVMSWWDQAIDAHNELGVKYMVQPWMPVNDKTTLDDLKMYCDYFNTVGYKTAAASIAFGYHNHDFEFRKIDDQLIYDFLLDNVSPNHVFFEMDVYWVMMGGGDPVAYLKNRPSQFKAIHIKDEKEIGASGKMNFKPIFDQMYANNVKDWYVEVEQYTNNDPVASVQQSYDFLNKADYVK
- a CDS encoding HAD-IA family hydrolase, which produces MIQEAIIRYLRKHRQESLSPKAVLFDMDGVLYDSMRFHARAWHEVATLHQLTSRPEDFYMFEGRTGESTINELYQRTFQRDATAEEKQTIYKEKADLFNTYNDGAPMTGAAEVLKEVEASGLQRLVVTGSGQHSLIDKLNHTYPGHFNREKMVTAFDVKYGKPHPEPYLMGLQKAHVKPNEAFVVENAPMGVEAAVAANIFTIAVNTGPLPDQVLLDAGADLLYPDMENLAKDWKQIIELAKSTRLNEYSK